A DNA window from Daucus carota subsp. sativus chromosome 3, DH1 v3.0, whole genome shotgun sequence contains the following coding sequences:
- the LOC108211822 gene encoding zinc finger CCCH domain-containing protein 6, translated as MRRFQKSKSVSWTSDANLSQVKLFLSEESPSLIGLNAQDHPQAKALVISKGAGSVDKSPPGFDGTNPAYSFYNKFSKIRVINWKCPPKFVLDLMWQVVAGEESKEVECQNQRVMRVLEAVYPRPSAIPPNPSMLTRQDDSHDNTLHTPLVPITPIEEDDAATDTSLSNILRNAVPTSSESQLCAPGVHGLESSSRNNPTPPANVNSPSKTALGAEPDIVAAAYTALSALMADDIDPDLLIRILRDPTIMKKLGSSHAASTNINNMPNPKSEGISLPAPSEVHIKTTETVGSPLVSFPCQPVHTSVVRPGLVPNPHNMPNHRSEGVSLPASSELHISRTDTVASSLATSSCQSLCSLVGRPGRVVDICPLPSEPVTVARPLGTPVAKDINYYKSLIQQHGSEKQQKQTQFNCNEVSRQSQEPVSHPRSRDLKPQSIKKSCIFFNSSKGCWHGANCAYQHDVLSRKHKVDSLPDLQGAKRIKADK; from the exons ATGCGAAGATTTCAGAAATCAAAATCTGTTTCTTGGACTTCAGACGCTAATCTCTCTCAG GTCAAACTGTTTTTATCAGAAGAGTCTCCTTCGTTAATCGGGTTGAATGCTCAAGATCATCCACAGGCGAAGGCATTGGTGATTTCTAAAGGAGCTGGATCTGTGGATAAATCACCACCTGGTTTTGATGGAACAAATCCAGCATATAgtttttataacaaattttctAAAATCCGCGTCATTAACTGGAAATGTCCTCCCAAA TTCGTATTGGATCTCATGTGGCAAGTGGTTGCGGGtgaagaaagcaaagaagttgagtGTCAAAATCAGCGGGTGATGAGAGTGCTTGAAGCAGTTTATCCTCGTCCATCTGCCATTCCTCCAAA CCCTTCTATGTTGACGAGGCAAGATGATTCTCATGACAACACTCTACACACTCCTTTAGTTCCAATTACTCCGATTGAAGAAGATGATGCAGCAACTGATACATCATTAAGTAACATTTTACGAAATGCTGTTCCAACAAGCTCAGAGTCCCAGCTCTGTGCTCCAGGAGTCCATGGTCTTGAATCTAGTTCTAGAAACAACCCGACTCCTCCCGCTAATGTCAATTCACCATCAAAAACAGCCCTTGGTGCTGAACCTGACATTGTAGCTGCTGCATATACTGCCTTGAGTGCACTGATGGCAGACGATATTGACCCTGATCTGCTAATTAGAATACTCAGGGATCCAACTATAATGAAGAAGCTAGGTTCTAGCCATGCAGCAAGCACCAATATTAATAACATGCCAAATCCTAAGTCAGAAGGCATTAGTTTGCCTGCTCCATCAGAAGTGCACATCAAGACAACAGAAACAGTGGGATCTCCGTTGGTAAGTTTCCCTTGCCAACCAGTGCACACTTCTGTAGTTAGGCCAGGGCTTGTTCCAAATCCACATAACATGCCAAACCATAGGTCAGAGGGCGTTAGTTTACCTGCTTCATCTGAATTGCACATTAGCAGAACAGACACAGTTGCATCTTCATTGGCAACTTCCTCTTGCCAATCGCTGTGCTCTCTTGTTGGTAGACCAGGTCGTGTTGTGGATATCTGCCCGCTTCCTTCAGAGCCTGTTACAGTAGCTCGGCCTCTAGGGACACCTGTTGCCAAAGATATCAACTATTATAAGAGCTTGATTCAACAACATGGTAGCGAAAAGCAGCAGAAGCAGACACAGTTTAACTGTAATGAAGTATCAAGACAAAGTCAGGAGCCAGTAAGTCATCCCAGATCTAGGGATCTGAAACCACAATCGATAAAGAAGTCTTGTATTTTCTTTAACAGTTCGAAGGGATGTTGGCACGGAGCAAACTGTGCATATCAGCATGATGTTTTGTCGCGGAAGCATAAGGTTGATAGCCTGCCTGATTTGCAAGGTGCTAAGAGGATAAAAGCGGACAAATAG
- the LOC108215434 gene encoding uncharacterized protein LOC108215434 has translation MGASSSTEQVPSEQLEAESLAASTGSLTLLQNAFSKLSDPQTHSISPSSLQQIFGIHIEKLNYEAVAAPVGFAELLNHIGSSILDLFFLADKGGINWIEFLRGYTKCCGRTSASNSLTTLCRVFAMAAEKAGLSLKLKFEFDDSDCKMTGSLLASDLSMLLWVCWLMSWHHRNHRSQQKADHVIPDLNHLVLSAVESCNDVGSNIEKFNIMEFNGELPAGKIHMWALRTVPFLADSFGQFLHAKLLQVVSHEENLETSGPSVGDVASTKCNACLLTPGRAWAVSLNLRSTLHEDIVKTCFPNHVYERDENLLYRSGLHGRGLNRFWANVEGYKGPLLMLIAASSGDAHEGSEDSKEWIIGALTDQGFENKNTFYGTSCSLYALGPIFHTFSSSGKEKNCIYSHLQPAGRSYEPYPKPIGIGFGGTIGNNRIFLDEDFAKVTLNHHAVDKTYQPGSLCPGQGYLALQASVLDVEVWGLGGRSAKEVQNANKKREDLFTEQRRTIDLKTFSNWEDSPEKMMMDMMSNPNSVRREER, from the exons ATGGGCGCATCATCGTCGACAGAGCAGGTGCCGTCGGAGCAGCTGGAGGCGGAGAGCTTAGCAGCCTCCACAGGTTCTCTAACGCTTCTCCAGAATGCGTTTTCTAAACTCTCCGATCCCCAAACCCACTCCATCTCCCCTTCTTCTCTCCAG cAAATCTTTGGTATACATATTGAGAAGCTTAATTATGAAGCGGTGGCAGCTCCTGTTGGATTTGCTGAGTTGCTGAACCATATAGGTTCATCTATATTAGACCTTTTTTTCTTGGCTGATAAAGGAGGGATCAATTGGATTGAGTTCTTGAGAGGATACACAAAATGTTGTGGAAGAACAAGTGCGTCGAATTCTCTCACTACATTATGCAGGGTGTTTGCTATGGCAGCTGAGAAGGCGGGGCTGTCTCTCAAATTAAAATTCGAATTTGATGATTCTGATTGTAAGATGACGGGATCGTTGTTAGCTTCTGATTTGTCGATGCTTCTTTGGGTTTGCTGGCTCATGTCATGGCATCACAGGAATCATCGTTCCCAACAGAAAGCTGATCACGTAATTCCGGACCTAAATCATTTAGTTTTATCGGCTGTGGAATCGTGCAATGATGTTGGGAGTAACATTGAAAAGTTTAATATAATGGAGTTTAATGGAGAACTTCCAGCAGGAAAAATCCATATGTGGGCTTTAAGAACAGTGCCATTTCTTGCGGATTCGTTTGGCCAATTTTTACATGCCAAATTGCTTCAAGTTGTCTCTCACGAG GAAAATTTGGAGACATCTGGCCCATCCGTTGGTGATGTCGCCTCAACTAAGTGTAACGCTTGCCTCCTGACCCCAGGAAGGGCCTGGGCTGTATCCCTTAACCTAAGAAGTACTTTGCATGAGGACATTGTAAAGACGTGCTTTCCTAATCATGTCTATGAAAGAGATGAAAATTTGCTTTATAG GTCGGGTCTTCATGGTAGAGGTTTGAACAGGTTCTGGGCAAATGTTGAAGGATATAAAGGTCCCTTGCTCATGTTGATTGCTGCTAGTTCTGGAGATGCTCACGAGGGTAGTGAAGATTCTAAAGAATGGATTATTGGTGCACTTACTGATCAgggatttgaaaataaaaatactttttatggAACCTCTTGTAGTTTATATGCTTTAGGTCCTATTTTTCATACATTTTCATCTTCTG gaaaagaaaagaattgtatatatAGCCACTTGCAGCCTGCTGGTAGATCATATGAACCTTACCCAAAGCCTATTGGAATTGGTTTCGGAGGAACCATTGGaaataatagaatatttttGGATGAAGATTTTGCAAAAGTTACCTTGAACCATCATGCAGTTGACAAGACTTACCAGCCAGGTTCTCTCTGTCCCGGTCAG GGGTATCTAGCTCTCCAAGCATCAGTTTTAGATGTGGAGGTGTGGGGGCTAGGGGGAAGATCAGCCAAGGAAGTCCAAAATGCAAATAAAAAGAGAGAAGACCTTTTTACTGAACAAAGGAGAACG ATTGACCTGAAAACATTTAGTAACTGGGAAGACTCGCCTGAGAAAATGATGATGGACATGATGAGTAATCCTAATAGCGTCCGAAGGGAAGAACGTTAA
- the LOC108213798 gene encoding uncharacterized protein LOC108213798, whose product MSNSEKVSGHLEPWSSLKGKVVLITGASSGFGWEFSIDLAKAGCKVITAARRLDRLKSLCQLINSFQSSSCDTPLAVPLQLDITADPSVIEAAIQQAWRAFGYIDILINNAGVRGTTSPALNLSNEEWDRVFKINLDGAWLCSKYIAICMRDAERGGSIINISSISGLNRVKGTGTLAYSSSKAAMHTMTTVMALEFGAHNIRVNAIAPTIFRSEITKGLYEQKWLPGVLSKIMPLPFLYDASTNPAITELIRYLIHDSSKYVTGNIFIVDAGGTLPGLPIWSSL is encoded by the exons ATGAGCAACTCAGAAAAGGTCTCTGGCCATTTAGAGCCATGGTCTAGTCTAAAAGGAAAGGTGGTGCTCATAACTGGTGCATCATCAGGTTTCGGATGGGAATTCAGCATTGACCTTGCTAAGGCTGGCTGCAAGGTGATCACAGCAGCTCGACGCCTGGATCGACTCAAATCTCTATGCCAACTCATAAACAGCTTTCAATCCAGCTCCTGTGATACTCCTCTTGCAGTGCCTCTCCAGCTTGATATCACAGCTGACCCTTCAGTCATCGAGGCAGCTATTCAACAAGCCTGGAGAGCCTTTGGCTACATTGATATTTTGATTAACAATGCTGGAGTTAGGG GAACGACAAGTCCAGCACTAAATCTAAGCAACGAGGAATGGGATAGAGTGTTCAAAATAAACTTAGATGGAGCCTGGTTATGTTCAAAATACATAGCCATATGCATGCGAGACGCTGAAAGAGGGGGATCCATTATCAACATTTCAAGTATATCCGGACTAAACAGGGTTAAAGGTACTGGAACTCTTGCTTACAGTTCGTCCAAAGCAGCCATGCACACCATGACCACAGTAATGGCACTCGAATTTGGGGCACACAATATCAGGGTGAACGCAATAGCACCCACCATATTTCGATCAGAAATTACAAAGGGACTTTACGAACAGAAATGGCTCCCTGGTGTTCTCAGTAAAATCATGCCACTGCCATTTTTGTATGATGCTTCAACAAACCCGGCAATAACAGAATTGATTCGATACTTGATCCATGACTCATCAAAATATGTTACAGGAAACATTTTTATCGTAGATGCTGGGGGTACTCTTCCTGGACTTCCTATATGGTCTTCCCTCTAA
- the LOC108213481 gene encoding auxin-induced protein 6B — MSTCSKIRHIVQLRQMLRRWRKKAAMSASRIPSDVPAGHVAVCVGINCRRFVVRTTYLNHPVFKKLLVQAEEEFGFNNSGPLAIPCDEFVFEDIIRRLARSDSKKSAPRFSKPEENCHVGHRGLDFWPESRPLLNGINDKSVWY, encoded by the coding sequence ATGTCAACATGCAGCAAAATCAGACACATTGTGCAGCTCCGTCAAATGTTACGAAGATGGCGCAAGAAGGCCGCCATGTCCGCTAGTCGCATACCGTCCGATGTGCCAGCTGGACACGTGGCAGTCTGCGTGGGCATCAATTGTCGAAGATTTGTCGTACGCACAACGTACCTCAACCACCCTGTTTTCAAGAAGCTTCTAGTCCAGGCAGAGGAAGAATTCGGGTTTAACAACTCAGGCCCATTGGCTATTCCCTGTGATGAGTTTGTTTTCGAGGATATTATCAGGAGATTAGCCCGCTCAGACTCCAAGAAATCAGCTCCCAGGTTTTCAAAGCCCGAGGAGAATTGTCATGTGGGCCATAGAGGCCTTGATTTCTGGCCCGAGTCCAGGCCTCTGCTTAATGGGATCAATGACAAATCAGTATGGTACTGA